From the Leptospira biflexa serovar Patoc strain 'Patoc 1 (Paris)' genome, one window contains:
- a CDS encoding SRPBCC family protein, with translation MQNSIEIHALVASDTKKVWDYYTNPIHITKWNFADPSWHCPSAKVNLTKGGTYLARMEAKDGSFGFDFEAIFDEIKEFQFFSYTMTDQRKVTVTFLDNQSNTEVIVKFEPENENPIEMQKDGWQSILNNFKQYVETHS, from the coding sequence ATGCAAAATAGTATTGAAATTCATGCACTTGTTGCATCCGACACTAAAAAAGTATGGGACTATTATACAAATCCAATTCACATTACAAAATGGAATTTTGCAGATCCTTCTTGGCATTGTCCTTCCGCAAAGGTAAATTTAACAAAAGGTGGGACTTACCTTGCGCGAATGGAAGCAAAAGATGGAAGTTTTGGATTTGATTTCGAAGCAATCTTTGACGAGATCAAAGAATTTCAATTTTTCTCATATACCATGACTGACCAAAGGAAAGTGACAGTTACCTTCCTCGACAATCAATCAAACACAGAAGTCATAGTCAAATTTGAACCTGAAAATGAAAATCCAATCGAGATGCAAAAGGATGGTTGGCAGTCCATTTTAAATAATTTCAAACAGTACGTCGAAACACATTCTTAA
- a CDS encoding 7TM diverse intracellular signaling domain-containing protein: MEILSLSPETKISFEDVRKFKLFEESKSLSPNFGFTKNVYWVRFELYNESKEKDWFIHLSYPLLDKIEFYEGNETTWKKTITGDSYVFSQRPMEEKSFIFPIRINFKKNHTYYFRFESEGTVQFPITIYSHERFLKLKEKENLSLGIYYGILFVLIIYNLILLFMLRDFGYLYYLLYISLYGLSQSVLNGLAFQIFWPNSPYWANISLPFIGGFSLFWGIQFTRSFLSTKKHTPTLDKILMLLMALMLCLMLSSFIFSYFVNIYLLASLVMLFAIFVFLVAVVCWDKGYKPARYFLIAWVALLFGVGIYSLKGFGILPANLVTEYGLQAGSAIEMCLLSLGLAYKIKLANSDKNKAERKIAAYKVKLQDAKLVSSRLEVELLKNNIHPHFLLNSINATIIWLDEDPETAKQLLTALSEELRSILKLTNKKTITVTEEINICKRYLEIMSLRKESKFEFKSEGITIKDMIPPIVLLTLVENGLTHGYQGKHSGLFTLKKKREKNKTKYILFNDGLPTTKSDSLGTGIKYIKSRLQEAFPNRWDFSSKVVLGGWENTITLMD; this comes from the coding sequence ATGGAAATTTTGAGCCTTTCTCCTGAAACAAAAATCAGTTTTGAAGATGTTCGAAAATTCAAATTATTTGAGGAAAGTAAATCCTTGTCTCCCAATTTTGGATTCACCAAAAATGTCTATTGGGTTCGTTTTGAATTATACAATGAATCAAAAGAAAAAGATTGGTTCATTCATCTTTCCTATCCTCTTTTGGATAAAATTGAATTTTACGAAGGTAATGAAACAACTTGGAAAAAAACCATCACAGGTGATTCGTATGTTTTTTCACAAAGACCCATGGAGGAAAAAAGTTTTATTTTCCCAATACGAATTAATTTCAAAAAAAATCACACATATTATTTTCGATTTGAAAGTGAAGGCACTGTCCAATTTCCGATTACAATTTATTCTCATGAAAGATTTTTAAAACTAAAGGAAAAGGAAAATCTATCTCTCGGGATTTATTATGGAATCTTATTTGTGCTCATCATTTACAATTTGATTTTACTTTTTATGCTGAGAGATTTTGGGTATCTCTATTACCTTTTATACATCAGTTTGTACGGACTCTCTCAGTCTGTTTTAAACGGATTGGCATTTCAAATCTTTTGGCCAAATTCTCCTTATTGGGCCAATATCAGTTTGCCTTTCATTGGTGGTTTTTCCTTATTTTGGGGGATTCAATTTACTCGGAGTTTTTTAAGTACAAAAAAACACACACCAACATTAGATAAAATATTAATGCTGTTAATGGCATTAATGTTGTGTTTGATGTTGTCTTCATTTATTTTCTCTTATTTTGTTAATATTTACCTTCTTGCCTCCCTTGTTATGTTATTTGCAATATTTGTATTTCTAGTAGCAGTTGTTTGTTGGGATAAGGGATATAAACCTGCTAGATATTTTTTGATTGCTTGGGTTGCTTTACTCTTTGGGGTAGGAATTTATTCACTCAAAGGTTTTGGTATCTTACCTGCAAACCTTGTGACTGAGTATGGTTTACAAGCCGGTTCTGCAATTGAGATGTGTTTATTGTCGTTAGGTTTGGCTTATAAAATCAAACTTGCAAATTCTGATAAAAATAAGGCAGAAAGAAAAATTGCTGCTTATAAAGTTAAATTACAGGATGCAAAATTGGTATCCTCTCGATTGGAAGTGGAACTTTTAAAAAATAATATCCACCCTCATTTTTTGCTAAATTCGATCAATGCTACAATTATCTGGTTGGATGAAGATCCAGAGACTGCAAAACAACTGTTAACGGCTTTATCTGAAGAATTACGTTCAATTTTAAAATTAACCAATAAAAAGACAATTACTGTGACGGAAGAAATCAATATCTGCAAACGATATTTAGAAATTATGAGTTTGCGAAAGGAATCGAAATTTGAATTTAAATCGGAAGGAATTACGATCAAAGATATGATCCCTCCTATTGTTTTACTCACATTGGTAGAAAATGGTCTGACTCATGGTTACCAAGGGAAACACTCTGGACTCTTCACTCTAAAGAAAAAAAGAGAAAAAAATAAAACAAAGTACATACTGTTCAATGATGGTTTACCTACTACAAAATCTGATTCACTCGGAACTGGTATCAAATACATCAAATCTCGCTTGCAGGAAGCCTTTCCAAACCGATGGGACTTCTCTTCGAAAGTGGTTTTGGGGGGTTGGGAAAATACGATCACATTGATGGATTGA
- a CDS encoding Ig domain-containing protein yields the protein MQKKIPTFCYFNVSFVCLFLFCLVECSKPNTQSLSHWIASLVLLETDQTKELNVGAEEIPDEGRTSLYQIYSFTPDILIENTSFVMTGKNLDALSKSDVFGESATKLVTFFETSEEQITGYLRFCPAKKIEVELVTPNVGRKIHYIPCLGSFRYSPSSYLLEQNQPVSLFGPLESHPYLQTLRSLGTISFSINPILPNGLVFDESTGVVSGIPTVTTKNEFLVFTVTAQLDQKPLVKITSPLKLMVLTPEEKTNRTCRAISATSTCNVPSPYTCFNSSQCFTNQMACITDPQCGF from the coding sequence ATGCAAAAAAAAATTCCTACATTCTGTTATTTCAATGTAAGTTTCGTATGTTTGTTCCTCTTTTGTTTGGTGGAATGTTCAAAACCAAACACTCAGTCTCTTTCCCATTGGATCGCAAGTTTGGTCCTACTCGAAACTGACCAAACAAAAGAATTGAACGTAGGAGCAGAGGAGATTCCAGATGAAGGACGAACCAGTCTATATCAGATCTATTCCTTCACTCCGGACATTTTGATCGAAAATACAAGTTTTGTGATGACAGGAAAAAATTTAGATGCTCTTTCCAAGTCCGATGTATTTGGAGAGAGTGCCACTAAGTTGGTCACATTTTTTGAAACTTCGGAAGAACAGATCACGGGTTATCTTAGGTTCTGTCCTGCAAAGAAAATTGAAGTGGAATTGGTAACTCCAAACGTTGGCCGTAAAATACATTACATCCCTTGTCTCGGATCCTTTCGGTATTCTCCTTCATCTTATTTGTTAGAACAAAACCAACCTGTCTCTCTCTTCGGACCTCTAGAGTCGCATCCATACTTGCAAACATTACGTTCTTTGGGAACGATCTCATTTAGCATCAATCCGATTCTTCCCAATGGACTTGTTTTTGACGAGTCAACAGGTGTCGTATCGGGGATTCCTACGGTAACGACGAAGAATGAATTTTTGGTTTTTACTGTTACGGCACAGTTAGATCAAAAGCCATTGGTCAAAATCACATCTCCTCTAAAATTAATGGTTCTCACACCAGAAGAAAAAACGAACAGAACATGTAGGGCCATTTCTGCCACTTCGACTTGTAATGTTCCTTCCCCATATACTTGTTTCAATAGTAGCCAATGTTTTACGAACCAAATGGCGTGTATCACGGATCCTCAATGCGGATTCTAA
- a CDS encoding response regulator transcription factor has translation MKILIVEDEEVAARGLERLLRELLGKKISSLHVEKSLLGSRCFLQENPIDLLFLDLNLDGDFGFDLLKESSAASFITIITSGNTAEAILAFEYGVLDFVPKPISRERLEKALKKYFSNSGQNQTKYIGIKEDHHLKLIPTKEILYIEADDKKVKLFQKNGKIVSHYKSLELLSKILPGNFKRIHRSYIVNQRYINQILVSPGGSYQVELVTGIKLKMGRNYYKDLKATLYAKVS, from the coding sequence TTGAAAATATTAATTGTAGAAGACGAGGAAGTAGCCGCAAGGGGTCTAGAGCGCTTGTTACGTGAACTTTTGGGTAAAAAAATCTCGTCTTTACATGTAGAAAAAAGTTTATTAGGTTCACGATGTTTCCTCCAAGAGAATCCGATAGATTTATTATTTTTGGATTTAAATTTAGATGGTGATTTTGGATTTGATTTACTTAAAGAGTCATCAGCTGCATCTTTTATCACAATCATAACCTCAGGGAATACGGCAGAAGCAATTCTAGCTTTTGAATATGGTGTTTTGGATTTTGTTCCAAAACCAATTTCGAGAGAAAGACTGGAGAAGGCTCTCAAAAAATATTTTTCCAACTCCGGTCAGAATCAAACCAAATACATTGGAATCAAAGAGGATCATCATTTGAAACTGATCCCAACAAAAGAAATTTTGTACATCGAGGCTGATGATAAAAAGGTAAAACTGTTTCAAAAAAATGGAAAGATAGTATCACATTATAAAAGTTTAGAGTTATTATCCAAAATTTTACCTGGCAATTTTAAAAGGATCCATCGATCTTACATTGTAAACCAAAGGTACATCAATCAGATTTTAGTTTCCCCTGGAGGATCCTATCAAGTGGAACTCGTGACAGGTATCAAATTAAAAATGGGTAGAAATTATTATAAGGATTTGAAAGCCACTTTGTATGCAAAGGTTAGCTGA
- a CDS encoding DUF1801 domain-containing protein — protein sequence MVYSPNLEEKLSRGVPFFYYLGKRAVGFRSSKNHLSFFIMEGNVFKNKIKTLSGFDWSSTVIQFKVEKPLPKSLVKKSKPDWQVSKENTEPVDILAQIPRHSQS from the coding sequence ATTGTCTATTCACCTAACTTAGAAGAAAAATTAAGTCGTGGTGTTCCCTTCTTTTATTATCTCGGGAAAAGGGCTGTGGGGTTTCGATCATCTAAAAACCACCTATCGTTTTTTATAATGGAGGGGAATGTCTTCAAAAATAAGATAAAAACTCTCTCAGGATTCGATTGGTCTTCCACTGTGATCCAATTCAAAGTCGAAAAGCCACTGCCAAAATCATTGGTAAAAAAATCCAAACCTGATTGGCAGGTATCAAAAGAGAACACTGAACCCGTAGATATCCTAGCGCAAATCCCTCGGCATTCACAATCATAA
- a CDS encoding MBL fold metallo-hydrolase — protein MAVSIFSFIFVLFVSFIPIACQVSSHDHKTLPIESSLEPIARPIKTQIMVEFQVIKAADWEVPLAGLLNLNDPNAKLANLTDRPEPISIYFYLIKHPKFGAFLIDSGIGESFTKGKDHLLVSSIVASQMNFDKLKIYETTKNFLTKNKISLKGIFYTHLHLDHVMGAYEVERSVPFYVGPNEVSNKQFINLFVQGSTNRLLGENPNLIQLDFGKNQYQVSVLDFFGDQSFFVISVPGHTPGSLAFLIPSKEGGHLLLGDTCHTRFGWLQNVIPGSFTADSESNRKSLDGLKFIASSYKPKYIYPGHQERIVSIDLK, from the coding sequence ATGGCAGTTTCAATTTTTTCATTTATTTTTGTCCTCTTTGTTTCCTTCATTCCCATTGCATGCCAAGTCAGTTCCCATGACCATAAAACATTACCAATCGAATCGTCCTTAGAACCAATCGCTCGTCCTATCAAAACCCAAATAATGGTAGAGTTTCAGGTGATCAAAGCTGCCGATTGGGAAGTGCCACTTGCGGGATTACTCAATTTAAACGACCCAAATGCAAAACTCGCCAATTTAACTGACAGACCGGAACCCATCTCCATCTACTTTTATTTGATCAAACATCCGAAGTTTGGGGCCTTTCTGATAGATTCAGGTATCGGGGAAAGTTTTACAAAAGGAAAAGACCATCTCCTTGTCAGTTCGATTGTTGCATCGCAAATGAATTTTGATAAATTAAAAATATATGAAACAACAAAGAATTTTTTGACCAAAAATAAGATTTCTTTAAAAGGAATTTTTTATACACATTTACATTTAGATCATGTGATGGGGGCGTATGAAGTAGAAAGGTCGGTTCCTTTTTATGTTGGTCCCAATGAAGTATCCAATAAACAATTTATTAATTTATTTGTGCAAGGTTCAACGAATCGTCTTTTGGGTGAGAATCCAAATTTAATCCAACTTGATTTTGGTAAAAATCAATATCAAGTTTCTGTTTTAGATTTTTTTGGTGATCAAAGTTTTTTTGTCATTTCTGTTCCAGGCCATACTCCTGGTAGCTTAGCATTTTTGATCCCTTCAAAAGAAGGAGGTCATTTGTTACTTGGTGATACATGCCACACACGTTTTGGTTGGTTACAAAATGTGATCCCAGGCTCATTCACTGCAGACTCAGAATCAAATCGCAAAAGTTTGGATGGATTAAAATTCATCGCAAGTTCCTACAAACCTAAGTACATTTACCCAGGGCATCAAGAACGAATCGTTTCGATAGATCTAAAATAA
- a CDS encoding TetR/AcrR family transcriptional regulator gives MKPKEKILESSFALFREKGFQATGIAEILERAGAYKKTLYDHFKSKDDIGFEYLNYLSEQQRIVMLKVLGKANDLSDFIEKWVNFIVRNQRNTSRKDCPIALFSGEISHLNQFDTYRNRAVQHVLETVEFCILKFEPNLRSDLVKSLSYELYMSYLGGLRLYALTKDRKVIERMKSQMIHSAQRLIKA, from the coding sequence TTGAAACCAAAAGAAAAGATTTTAGAAAGTTCATTTGCATTGTTTAGGGAAAAAGGTTTCCAGGCGACCGGCATTGCCGAAATTTTAGAACGAGCAGGTGCTTATAAAAAAACCCTTTATGATCATTTTAAATCCAAAGATGATATTGGATTTGAGTATTTAAATTATTTATCGGAACAACAACGTATCGTGATGCTTAAGGTTCTTGGAAAAGCGAATGACCTATCTGATTTTATCGAAAAATGGGTTAATTTTATCGTACGGAACCAAAGGAATACTTCTCGGAAAGATTGTCCCATAGCTTTGTTCTCAGGTGAGATTTCACACTTAAACCAATTTGATACGTATAGAAATCGAGCTGTACAACACGTATTAGAAACGGTTGAATTTTGTATTTTAAAGTTCGAACCTAACCTTCGTTCTGATCTTGTCAAATCACTGAGTTATGAATTGTATATGAGTTACTTGGGCGGTTTACGTTTGTATGCTTTAACCAAAGATCGTAAAGTGATTGAACGTATGAAATCTCAAATGATCCATTCCGCACAAAGATTGATCAAAGCCTAA
- a CDS encoding MBL fold metallo-hydrolase produces the protein MSGKNTLPSALVSICFGFILTLTFVHCKAFGKDPEGAHKEKIQKSSHFDPTREQFVNRRPDILEKMREGQNFFSLFVKFMFGGDKNQKPSAKLPEEKPNFKEFLEPDESIKFIWFGHSTFLVNIEGTILFFDPVFSESAAPFSFMVKRFQDAVVKLEEIPKVDYIIISHDHYDHLDMETIEFFKSKQTRFITPLGVTSHIKEWGVSEDRLTELDWWEKLDLGKIQIVCTPAQHFSGRRGMNGNKTLWSSWTILGQKERFYFSGDSGYDIHFKQIGETYGPFDLTFIENGQYNPMWEAVHVLPEQTAKAHLDLKGKALVPVHWGMFNLSLHSWYEPAENIEREAKKHNINLLTPKFGQLVKLKNPNLLERWWKKYIEQN, from the coding sequence ATGTCAGGAAAAAATACTTTGCCTTCCGCTCTCGTCTCAATTTGTTTTGGTTTCATTTTAACGTTAACCTTTGTTCACTGTAAGGCATTTGGGAAAGACCCTGAAGGTGCCCATAAAGAAAAAATCCAAAAGTCATCCCATTTTGATCCAACTCGCGAACAATTTGTCAACCGCAGACCCGATATTTTAGAGAAGATGAGGGAAGGACAAAACTTTTTTTCCCTTTTCGTTAAGTTTATGTTTGGTGGTGACAAAAACCAAAAACCTTCCGCGAAATTACCGGAAGAAAAACCAAACTTTAAGGAATTTTTGGAACCGGACGAAAGCATTAAATTCATTTGGTTTGGCCATTCCACTTTCCTTGTGAATATCGAAGGCACCATTTTATTTTTTGATCCAGTTTTTTCGGAATCCGCTGCTCCATTTAGTTTTATGGTCAAACGTTTTCAAGATGCAGTGGTCAAGTTAGAAGAAATACCAAAAGTAGATTACATCATCATTTCGCATGACCATTATGATCACTTGGATATGGAAACAATTGAATTTTTCAAATCAAAACAAACACGTTTCATCACACCACTTGGAGTCACATCTCATATAAAGGAGTGGGGTGTTTCTGAGGATCGCCTAACGGAACTTGATTGGTGGGAAAAGCTGGATTTGGGAAAAATTCAAATCGTTTGTACTCCTGCGCAACATTTTTCTGGGAGACGTGGGATGAATGGAAATAAAACTCTTTGGTCTTCCTGGACCATTCTCGGACAAAAGGAACGATTTTACTTTAGTGGGGACTCAGGTTATGATATTCATTTCAAACAAATCGGGGAAACGTATGGACCTTTTGACCTAACTTTTATCGAAAATGGGCAATACAATCCCATGTGGGAAGCCGTTCATGTTTTGCCTGAACAAACCGCAAAGGCCCACTTAGATTTAAAAGGGAAAGCATTGGTTCCTGTGCATTGGGGAATGTTTAATTTATCCTTACATAGCTGGTATGAGCCTGCCGAAAACATTGAAAGAGAAGCCAAAAAACATAACATCAATTTGTTGACACCAAAATTCGGACAATTGGTCAAACTAAAAAATCCAAATCTCTTGGAACGTTGGTGGAAAAAATACATCGAACAAAATTAA
- a CDS encoding DoxX family protein produces MQTNLLQNILRTILGFFMTLAGVGHLTFQRQEFLAQVPRWLPQDPTFMDFVVLSSGVVEISFGLALLFWAKERIRVGILLSIFFVLIFPGNISQYTNGISAFGLDTDTKRLIRLFFQPVLILWALYSTGALRYLLEKSKNR; encoded by the coding sequence ATGCAAACAAATTTACTCCAAAATATCCTAAGGACAATCCTTGGATTTTTTATGACCCTTGCGGGTGTGGGCCACCTAACATTCCAAAGACAAGAATTTTTAGCGCAAGTCCCTCGTTGGTTGCCACAAGATCCCACTTTCATGGACTTTGTAGTATTGTCTTCAGGAGTTGTTGAAATCAGCTTTGGCCTCGCTTTATTATTTTGGGCAAAAGAAAGAATTCGAGTTGGTATCCTTCTTTCCATCTTTTTTGTCCTTATTTTTCCAGGAAACATTTCTCAATACACAAATGGAATCAGTGCCTTTGGACTCGATACAGATACAAAACGACTCATTCGATTGTTTTTCCAACCTGTTCTTATCCTTTGGGCTCTCTACTCAACAGGTGCCTTACGATATTTGCTCGAAAAATCAAAAAATCGTTAG
- a CDS encoding LA_2478/LA_2722/LA_4182 family protein, which produces MNLLSKNKIPLFLFMLLFVFACNKLSQSPEAKLKDLVPKFQKTMCSKTIECTKDEFAKIPPAYRNMIPPFMLSEENCISFFDQKMKEAEKKRIEEKREVTAEQVEAFEKCISAFGKLTCESFKGSKDQMKIPECEEAQKLSGN; this is translated from the coding sequence ATGAATCTTCTTTCGAAAAACAAAATCCCTCTGTTCCTGTTTATGCTTCTATTTGTATTTGCTTGTAACAAACTTTCCCAATCACCAGAAGCAAAACTGAAAGATTTGGTCCCAAAGTTCCAAAAAACAATGTGTTCCAAAACCATTGAATGCACCAAAGATGAATTTGCAAAAATACCACCTGCCTACCGTAATATGATCCCTCCTTTCATGTTATCTGAAGAAAATTGCATTTCCTTCTTCGATCAAAAAATGAAGGAAGCTGAGAAAAAAAGAATCGAAGAAAAAAGGGAAGTCACTGCAGAACAAGTAGAAGCATTTGAAAAATGTATCAGCGCCTTCGGGAAACTCACCTGCGAATCATTTAAAGGCTCAAAGGATCAAATGAAGATTCCAGAATGTGAAGAAGCTCAAAAACTTTCCGGTAACTAA
- a CDS encoding alkaline phosphatase D family protein, which yields MQMITKSQILFPIFVFLIFISQKPIFAKDSNSLSIGFGSCLHQDKESPILNTILGKKLEYLILLGDIVYADSLIADEKIPAFEKQFNRKEWKSIQKNTQLLFTWDDHDYGLNDSGGEYPDKVKSRNLFLSYVKPRMPKKITFGTKNKEGVFYSYWVLFHGKKIHIVVPDTRYFRSPLQRSFLSYFTGKSHYKPSNETNQNLLGDEQWIWLEEELSKPSDLLVFVSSIQVLPTEQPFEKWNNLPNEREKLIQSLYKANTKDMVILSGDRHLAEIHEYKNMNHPRLVEITSSSFNLPLPWLPLEYDSELKLGKAYKNENFGILQIFWNDGKLHWKSTIHDKEGNSVLEYDPSQETVSNQSKGIE from the coding sequence TTGCAGATGATAACAAAAAGCCAAATCCTATTTCCTATTTTTGTGTTTTTGATTTTCATAAGTCAAAAACCAATTTTTGCTAAAGATTCAAATTCGCTTTCGATTGGATTTGGTTCCTGTTTACACCAGGATAAAGAAAGTCCCATCTTAAACACAATCCTTGGAAAAAAATTAGAGTATCTGATTTTACTTGGAGACATTGTATATGCGGATAGTTTGATTGCGGATGAAAAAATTCCTGCATTTGAAAAACAATTCAATCGGAAAGAATGGAAATCTATACAAAAGAACACTCAATTATTATTCACTTGGGATGACCATGACTACGGTTTGAATGATAGTGGTGGTGAATATCCAGACAAAGTGAAATCCCGAAATCTATTTTTATCTTATGTGAAACCACGCATGCCCAAAAAAATTACCTTCGGAACCAAAAACAAGGAAGGAGTATTTTATTCATATTGGGTTTTATTTCATGGAAAAAAGATACACATTGTTGTACCTGATACACGCTATTTTCGTTCCCCTTTGCAGAGGAGTTTTCTTTCTTACTTCACTGGCAAAAGCCATTATAAACCATCAAATGAAACGAACCAAAACCTTCTTGGTGATGAACAGTGGATTTGGTTAGAAGAAGAGTTGTCCAAACCTTCTGACTTGCTGGTCTTTGTTTCCAGTATCCAGGTGTTACCGACAGAACAACCATTTGAGAAATGGAATAATTTGCCAAATGAAAGAGAAAAATTGATTCAATCATTATACAAAGCAAATACGAAGGATATGGTGATTCTTTCTGGGGATCGCCATCTTGCTGAAATTCATGAATATAAAAATATGAATCATCCAAGGTTAGTTGAAATCACATCGAGTTCCTTTAATTTGCCACTTCCTTGGTTGCCTTTAGAATATGATTCTGAGTTAAAGTTAGGTAAGGCCTACAAAAATGAAAATTTTGGAATCCTCCAAATATTTTGGAACGATGGGAAATTACATTGGAAATCTACCATTCATGATAAAGAAGGGAATTCTGTTTTGGAATATGACCCTTCCCAAGAAACAGTTTCCAATCAATCAAAGGGAATCGAATAG
- a CDS encoding TPM domain-containing protein has product MKLYVVCLAFLHILYCQRTKDPYPELTGPVIDPSVYLPLEVKSKLETMLLEAEKATTNQVVVFITKKLNEDTIEKEAIAVFEKWKLGQKDKDNGILFLLAPNERKVRIEVGYGLESVLTDLVAKRIIDEIVIPNIKSGNPSLAMLNGTRAILEHLHSGSPNLTNQNCPNSFSDTNGDLHPDTIPFLQREIKSLKSVDFYFCILPLDTQFGVEAATNKLYLHRQKSSSNTKSIVFVTSPNSDYLGSIVTSPEFNWSLSQNKIRTIFRNRYQERHSGDFTNFTYRAFLDMLDHIKHNQKFELEKGTGIFDPYGALETFSFTRTNETIQKLENKYKVGIQILLLDTKYDLSDEAKNFHNLNFGKSPGITLLFSLNQKKIFVFTDEYSIIQGPDGNSPKTIINHTLNEMVNSAIASDFKSADIDWMSIRSAEGIDSYLNHLQDQKSLVESRVTEATIKSGSNEYKMAEAHFIFNLIFALMFFVTWVGLASGEGILFFYGLFYIIGQIVRGKLLLIPDSPNLYQMILLFASAILSYLFVTFFRKIGWANKVSTSTQDFFTPSSSSSGSNSGSSYRSSSSSYSGGGGRSGGGGASGSW; this is encoded by the coding sequence ATGAAGTTATATGTTGTCTGTTTAGCATTTCTCCATATATTATATTGCCAACGAACCAAGGACCCATATCCAGAACTTACGGGTCCTGTGATCGACCCGAGTGTTTACCTTCCTTTGGAGGTAAAATCCAAACTAGAAACGATGCTTCTCGAAGCAGAAAAGGCCACGACCAATCAAGTCGTAGTTTTCATCACAAAAAAATTAAACGAAGATACAATAGAAAAGGAAGCGATTGCCGTATTTGAAAAATGGAAACTAGGTCAAAAAGACAAAGACAATGGAATTTTATTCCTACTAGCTCCAAATGAAAGGAAAGTAAGGATCGAAGTCGGTTATGGATTGGAATCGGTTCTTACCGATCTAGTCGCCAAACGAATCATAGACGAAATAGTCATTCCCAATATCAAATCAGGGAATCCTTCACTAGCAATGTTGAATGGAACACGTGCCATTTTAGAGCACCTCCACTCCGGTTCCCCGAATCTCACCAATCAAAATTGTCCAAATTCCTTTAGTGATACAAATGGTGATTTGCACCCCGATACGATTCCATTTCTTCAAAGAGAAATCAAAAGCTTAAAATCGGTGGATTTTTACTTTTGTATCTTACCTTTGGATACTCAATTTGGAGTGGAAGCAGCAACAAACAAATTATACCTACACCGACAAAAGTCTAGTTCCAATACAAAATCGATCGTGTTTGTTACTTCACCCAATTCTGATTATCTAGGATCGATCGTCACAAGCCCCGAATTCAATTGGTCTCTGAGTCAAAACAAAATCAGAACTATTTTTAGAAATCGATATCAGGAAAGACATAGTGGTGATTTTACCAATTTTACTTACCGTGCTTTTTTAGATATGTTAGATCATATCAAACACAACCAAAAGTTTGAATTGGAAAAAGGCACAGGAATCTTTGATCCCTATGGCGCTTTGGAAACTTTCTCTTTTACCAGAACAAATGAAACGATTCAAAAACTAGAAAATAAATATAAAGTTGGCATTCAGATCCTACTTCTAGATACAAAGTATGACCTTTCCGACGAAGCAAAAAATTTCCATAACCTTAACTTTGGTAAATCACCAGGAATTACCTTACTCTTTTCGTTGAACCAAAAAAAAATCTTTGTGTTTACGGATGAATATTCAATCATCCAAGGCCCCGATGGAAATAGCCCCAAAACAATCATAAACCATACTTTGAACGAGATGGTGAATTCGGCGATCGCTTCTGATTTCAAATCCGCAGATATTGATTGGATGAGCATCCGAAGTGCGGAGGGAATCGATTCCTATCTCAATCATTTGCAAGATCAGAAATCTTTAGTGGAAAGCCGAGTCACAGAAGCAACAATTAAGAGTGGATCTAATGAATATAAAATGGCAGAAGCTCATTTCATATTCAACTTGATATTTGCACTTATGTTTTTTGTCACCTGGGTTGGTTTGGCTTCAGGTGAAGGGATCCTATTCTTTTATGGTTTGTTTTATATAATTGGTCAAATTGTAAGAGGGAAACTATTGCTTATCCCTGATTCACCTAACCTATACCAGATGATACTTCTGTTTGCATCCGCAATCTTAAGTTATCTCTTCGTTACATTCTTTCGAAAAATTGGTTGGGCAAACAAAGTTAGTACAAGCACACAAGATTTTTTCACTCCATCTTCCTCTAGTTCTGGTTCTAACTCCGGTTCTAGTTACCGATCTTCAAGTAGCTCCTATTCAGGAGGAGGGGGAAGGTCAGGAGGTGGAGGTGCGAGCGGTAGTTGGTAA